Proteins from a single region of Paraglaciecola sp. T6c:
- a CDS encoding DUF1566 domain-containing protein gives MRKVADDSIHIWLFVFFTSVVLTACGGGGSSDSDSDSDNTPDVIVNAGPSSTVNEGTTVNLQGDALGTTDALTYAWSASPALTITHDDTTTGVASFVAPTTSDTLTYQLTLQATDGNGNVGSDSLEVTVLPLNTAPSAIISYQPIDGFSNNIFPAGTDVTLNGDTSTDADTTDADNPIAAYQWQQLAGVDVLSGVSRDASNITFTTPIVDEDNTLTFELTVTDQEGATDTEELTITILSASNNVPTVDAGVDHQVFSGESILLSGTADTAIPSAKPLTYLWLTDSTLEPQINNANVLQTYAVAPMVTTSQVLTFTLEVNDANGNEVDDSISVTVQPFPRSLINDTGVMRQGSVNAVNSSHQGDYPAQDGQRGRDVIATNNMLTKAGRGEGGFDFTRLDDIGDEVDDTSQPWRCVRDNVTGLVWEIKTTNGDLHGRRHTYSWYSEENNGGYSGPLNPATPSCSLGDCNTQDFVEAVNDQGLCGFYDWKLPSHNELLSIMHFGKSTSPMLDTDYFPYADNGQTSNIWYWTSQTSVDGTNEEAQNAWAIDFSSGNDNFLNKSTAANVRLVRAGR, from the coding sequence ATGCGTAAAGTAGCGGACGATTCTATTCACATTTGGTTATTCGTGTTTTTCACGAGTGTGGTGCTAACAGCATGCGGCGGTGGTGGCTCTTCAGACTCAGACTCAGACTCTGATAACACGCCTGATGTCATTGTGAATGCGGGACCAAGCTCTACGGTTAATGAGGGGACGACAGTCAACTTGCAAGGTGATGCGCTAGGCACCACCGATGCCTTGACCTACGCTTGGTCTGCCTCGCCGGCATTAACGATTACCCATGACGATACCACCACGGGTGTGGCATCGTTTGTGGCGCCAACCACCAGCGATACATTGACTTATCAGCTAACCCTTCAGGCAACTGATGGCAATGGCAACGTTGGCTCTGACAGTCTAGAAGTGACCGTTTTGCCGTTAAACACTGCGCCAAGCGCGATCATTTCCTATCAACCGATTGACGGTTTTTCTAATAATATCTTTCCAGCTGGCACAGACGTTACCTTAAATGGCGACACCAGCACAGACGCCGATACGACGGATGCAGATAACCCTATTGCCGCATATCAATGGCAACAACTTGCCGGAGTTGATGTGCTTTCTGGGGTCAGTAGAGATGCAAGTAACATTACCTTTACCACACCGATTGTCGATGAAGACAACACGTTAACCTTCGAGTTGACCGTCACTGATCAAGAAGGCGCAACGGACACCGAAGAGCTGACTATCACCATATTAAGTGCAAGTAATAATGTGCCCACTGTTGATGCTGGTGTCGATCATCAAGTGTTTTCTGGAGAGAGCATTTTACTTTCAGGAACGGCCGATACTGCTATTCCCTCTGCAAAGCCATTAACCTACTTGTGGTTAACTGACTCTACCTTAGAGCCACAAATTAATAACGCCAATGTGTTACAGACATACGCTGTTGCGCCTATGGTCACCACGAGTCAGGTGTTGACCTTCACCTTAGAGGTTAATGATGCCAACGGTAATGAGGTGGACGACAGTATTTCGGTAACAGTACAACCGTTTCCTCGTAGTTTAATAAACGATACGGGGGTGATGCGCCAAGGCAGTGTGAACGCAGTGAACAGCTCGCATCAAGGCGATTACCCTGCGCAAGACGGGCAACGGGGGCGAGACGTTATTGCGACTAACAATATGCTTACCAAGGCCGGGCGGGGTGAAGGTGGCTTTGACTTTACCCGCCTAGATGACATAGGCGATGAAGTGGACGATACCAGCCAGCCATGGCGCTGTGTACGCGATAATGTGACCGGTTTAGTGTGGGAAATTAAAACCACCAATGGTGACTTACATGGCCGACGCCATACCTACAGCTGGTATTCAGAAGAGAACAATGGTGGATATAGTGGTCCGTTGAATCCAGCCACTCCTAGCTGTTCGCTGGGCGACTGCAATACGCAGGATTTTGTTGAAGCCGTCAATGACCAGGGCCTGTGTGGTTTTTACGACTGGAAGCTACCCAGTCATAACGAACTTCTTTCAATTATGCATTTTGGCAAATCTACCAGTCCTATGTTAGATACCGATTATTTTCCCTACGCAGATAACGGGCAAACCAGCAATATATGGTACTGGACATCACAAACCAGCGTCGATGGTACCAACGAGGAAGCGCAAAATGCATGGGCGATCGATTTCTCTAGCGGGAATGACAACTTTTTAAATAAATCCACAGCGGCTAACGTTCGTTTAGTCAGAGCAGGACGATAA
- a CDS encoding LrgB family protein codes for MLNNYSEQYPLVSALMWTTITVGVYLLSLTVFRLLGRRPAFHPMIFCIAMLAVVLFYAGVTVESYQGDTSLLTWLLGPATVALAVPLYSQIRSLRGNGLGIMLPILIGGAIAPILALAGLYFVPLDSDVKLSLLTKSITSPLAIETSQHIGGIPGLAVVIVIFTGIVGAVFGSITYRIFRVTSPQAQGLALGTVAHAIGTAQGFQMSQKIGAFATIGLCINGVLTAIILPIIFFLIS; via the coding sequence ATGCTAAACAATTACAGCGAGCAATACCCTCTCGTCTCTGCGTTGATGTGGACGACCATTACCGTGGGCGTGTATTTGCTTTCATTGACCGTTTTTCGCCTATTAGGGCGACGTCCGGCATTTCATCCAATGATCTTTTGCATTGCCATGCTCGCGGTTGTGCTCTTCTATGCTGGCGTCACTGTTGAATCATACCAAGGAGATACGAGCCTGCTGACGTGGTTGTTAGGCCCAGCGACAGTGGCGTTGGCCGTTCCTCTCTACAGTCAAATAAGAAGTCTTCGCGGAAATGGCCTAGGCATTATGCTGCCGATTTTGATTGGTGGTGCCATTGCGCCTATTTTGGCTCTGGCCGGTTTGTATTTTGTGCCTTTGGACAGCGACGTAAAGTTAAGCTTGCTGACCAAGTCGATTACAAGTCCATTGGCGATTGAGACCAGTCAACATATTGGCGGTATTCCTGGGCTTGCAGTCGTGATTGTTATTTTCACTGGCATAGTGGGGGCTGTATTTGGCTCCATAACGTATCGCATATTTCGCGTCACGTCCCCTCAAGCGCAAGGACTTGCTTTAGGTACTGTAGCCCACGCTATAGGCACTGCTCAAGGATTTCAGATGAGTCAGAAAATAGGTGCATTTGCCACCATAGGTTTGTGCATAAATGGGGTACTAACGGCCATTATTCTGCCGATTATTTTTTTTCTTATCAGCTAG
- the srmB gene encoding ATP-dependent RNA helicase SrmB — protein sequence MFEQLELDDELCRAVADLGYSEPTSIQQLVIPAAMEGKDILASAPTGTGKTAAFLLPVCQFLLDYPRRHPGSTRILILTPTRELAQQVYNQALELSRYTDIVCGVITGGINYGTDRDTFEKNLDILVATPGRLFEHIEQESFDCRDIECLILDEADRMLDMGFSSIVNQISAEARWRKQSMLFSATLEGTGISRFAKDILNDPVELEAASSRKEQGKIHQWLHIADDAKHKYALLKHILTHQVESAVVFVKTRDRLNELKQILERDGFTVCWLQGEMPQDKRNLSMAKFRSGEVKILIATDVAARGIDVESISHVINYDMPRTADVYVHRIGRTGRAGNKGTAISLVEAHDIGIVPKIERYTEQPLKRRVIDELRPKNKEAKPPAKRKISNKAKKAAGIPLKKKAKKKKNRG from the coding sequence ATGTTTGAGCAATTAGAATTAGATGATGAACTTTGCCGCGCAGTCGCCGATTTAGGTTACAGCGAACCCACCAGCATTCAACAGTTGGTCATTCCAGCGGCGATGGAAGGTAAAGACATACTCGCATCCGCCCCAACCGGCACAGGTAAAACGGCGGCGTTTCTATTGCCCGTATGCCAATTCTTATTAGATTACCCGCGCCGCCATCCTGGCTCGACCCGTATTTTGATTTTAACCCCAACCCGAGAATTAGCTCAGCAGGTTTATAACCAAGCACTTGAGTTAAGTCGCTACACAGACATAGTGTGCGGCGTGATCACAGGTGGCATCAACTACGGCACCGATCGCGATACTTTTGAGAAAAACCTCGATATATTGGTGGCCACTCCAGGGCGCTTGTTCGAGCACATCGAACAAGAAAGCTTTGATTGTCGTGACATCGAGTGCCTGATTTTAGATGAAGCTGACCGTATGCTCGACATGGGCTTCTCATCAATCGTTAATCAAATATCGGCTGAAGCCCGCTGGCGCAAGCAAAGCATGTTGTTTTCTGCCACTCTAGAAGGCACTGGCATTAGTCGTTTCGCCAAAGACATACTCAACGACCCCGTTGAGTTGGAGGCTGCATCTAGTCGTAAAGAGCAAGGTAAAATTCATCAATGGCTACATATCGCCGATGATGCAAAGCATAAATATGCTCTGCTAAAACATATTCTGACCCATCAAGTGGAATCTGCCGTGGTGTTTGTGAAAACCCGCGACCGCCTGAATGAGTTAAAGCAAATTCTGGAGCGCGACGGCTTTACCGTGTGCTGGCTACAGGGCGAAATGCCCCAAGACAAACGTAACTTGTCCATGGCAAAATTCCGCTCTGGTGAAGTCAAAATATTGATTGCCACCGACGTTGCCGCCCGTGGTATTGATGTTGAAAGCATCAGTCATGTTATCAACTATGATATGCCGCGTACCGCAGACGTTTATGTACACCGTATCGGTCGAACAGGTCGCGCTGGCAACAAGGGTACGGCCATTTCTTTGGTTGAAGCACACGACATTGGCATAGTGCCCAAAATCGAACGCTACACCGAGCAGCCGCTTAAACGCCGGGTAATCGACGAATTACGCCCGAAAAATAAAGAAGCCAAGCCACCAGCCAAAAGAAAGATCAGCAACAAAGCGAAAAAAGCCGCCGGTATACCGCTGAAAAAGAAAGCCAAAAAGAAAAAGAATCGCGGTTAA
- a CDS encoding XTP/dITP diphosphatase produces MSRKIVLATGNKGKVAELSQLLSPLHINIIPQSEFDVPEVAETGTTFVENAIIKARHAAKITGLPAIADDSGLAVDALGGAPGVYSARYAGSHATDSDNIDKLLHSLSDIAPVKRQARFLCVLVYMRSSEDPTPIICQGEWHGEITLERSGESGFGYDPVFWVEQKKCTSAQLTKEQKNALSHRGQALQQLLVKLSADFEKAGE; encoded by the coding sequence TTGTCACGTAAAATCGTTTTAGCCACAGGCAACAAAGGCAAAGTGGCTGAGCTTAGTCAGTTGCTTAGCCCACTACACATAAACATTATTCCACAGAGTGAATTTGACGTTCCTGAGGTGGCCGAAACAGGTACCACCTTCGTCGAAAACGCCATCATCAAGGCCCGTCACGCAGCCAAGATTACGGGCTTGCCCGCTATTGCTGACGATTCTGGTTTAGCCGTAGATGCCTTAGGCGGAGCACCTGGCGTATACTCAGCACGCTATGCCGGTAGCCATGCCACAGATAGTGATAATATTGATAAGTTGCTTCACTCACTAAGTGATATTGCACCAGTGAAACGCCAAGCGCGTTTCTTATGTGTATTGGTGTATATGCGCAGCAGTGAAGACCCCACCCCCATCATTTGCCAAGGCGAATGGCATGGCGAAATAACCCTCGAGCGTAGTGGTGAAAGTGGCTTTGGTTACGACCCTGTGTTCTGGGTAGAACAAAAAAAGTGTACTTCTGCACAACTAACAAAAGAGCAAAAGAACGCCCTAAGTCATCGCGGCCAAGCGTTACAACAGCTATTAGTAAAACTGAGCGCAGATTTTGAAAAAGCAGGTGAATAG
- a CDS encoding YggN family protein — protein MRFLWLFFLGFYAANVKADYKCDVELNYGLVVTNDQIRIIDNSRTVYQINNDDQLIVQGQWISLSVQQQAELKELADGVHHVVPKMILLASEGVELAIETVEHVYIGLVGEEHESYEKLRSSLARVQARVKEKFIHAGSNFYMGPGTLENVDDLVDRELEAQIEEAMNTSLGGILSAIGGLVSESTSTEEKIAKLAEKIDNIGNTVDAVISPKSQTLQQKAHWFCNEFKRLDRVEDRLRRDIPQLTKYDVVTSEQGHSH, from the coding sequence ATGCGTTTTTTGTGGTTATTTTTTCTGGGTTTTTACGCCGCGAATGTGAAAGCCGATTATAAGTGTGATGTAGAGCTAAACTACGGTTTGGTCGTGACGAACGATCAGATACGTATTATCGATAATAGCCGTACTGTTTACCAAATTAATAACGACGATCAGCTTATTGTTCAGGGGCAATGGATATCCTTGTCTGTGCAGCAACAAGCTGAATTAAAAGAGCTGGCCGACGGTGTGCATCACGTCGTACCTAAAATGATTTTACTGGCCAGTGAAGGTGTTGAACTGGCGATAGAAACTGTGGAACACGTGTATATTGGCTTAGTAGGTGAAGAGCACGAAAGTTACGAGAAATTGCGTTCGTCTTTAGCCAGAGTGCAGGCCAGAGTCAAAGAAAAATTCATTCATGCGGGCAGTAATTTCTATATGGGCCCTGGCACATTAGAGAACGTCGACGACTTAGTTGACCGCGAATTAGAAGCGCAAATTGAAGAGGCCATGAATACCTCATTAGGTGGCATTCTATCGGCCATAGGCGGCTTAGTGTCAGAAAGCACCAGCACAGAAGAAAAAATCGCAAAACTGGCTGAGAAAATTGACAACATCGGGAATACCGTTGACGCCGTCATCAGCCCGAAAAGCCAAACCCTGCAACAAAAAGCCCACTGGTTTTGTAATGAGTTTAAACGCTTAGATCGGGTCGAAGACCGCTTACGCCGTGATATACCCCAACTCACGAAATATGATGTAGTCACCAGTGAGCAAGGCCATAGCCATTAA
- a CDS encoding DNA-methyltransferase: MRLFQQDAVEWLQSLPANSVDLVITDPPYESLEKHRAKGTTTRLKHSKSSSNEWFAIFPNTRFIELVAEIYRVLKHNSHFYLFCDQETMFVIKPLAEAAGFKFWKPLVWDKCAIGMGYHYRARYEFILFFEKGKRKLQDLSMPDVLQEKRVWRGYPTEKPVPLIEKLIVQSSSEGDLVIDPFFGSGATLVAAQNCNREWQGADLSPSAHEHAVKRLGC; the protein is encoded by the coding sequence ATGCGTTTATTCCAGCAAGATGCCGTTGAATGGTTGCAGAGCTTACCAGCCAACAGCGTTGATTTGGTCATTACCGACCCGCCTTATGAATCGTTAGAAAAGCATAGAGCCAAAGGCACGACTACTCGTTTAAAGCACAGTAAATCTTCAAGCAACGAGTGGTTTGCCATTTTTCCGAATACGCGCTTCATTGAGCTGGTGGCAGAGATTTATCGCGTTCTAAAGCACAACAGCCATTTTTATTTGTTCTGCGACCAAGAAACGATGTTTGTGATCAAGCCGCTAGCAGAAGCGGCAGGGTTCAAGTTCTGGAAACCCTTAGTGTGGGACAAGTGCGCCATTGGTATGGGGTATCACTACCGCGCACGCTATGAATTCATTCTGTTTTTTGAAAAAGGCAAACGTAAATTACAGGATTTAAGCATGCCTGATGTGCTGCAAGAAAAGCGCGTATGGCGAGGCTATCCTACAGAAAAGCCCGTGCCCTTGATTGAAAAGCTGATTGTACAAAGCTCGAGTGAAGGTGATTTGGTTATCGACCCTTTCTTTGGCTCAGGAGCGACCCTAGTGGCTGCTCAAAATTGTAATCGAGAGTGGCAAGGTGCCGACTTATCACCTTCGGCACATGAGCACGCGGTTAAACGTTTAGGATGCTAG
- a CDS encoding energy transducer TonB produces MTFTAKLLLISSASLITGNASAINKPQTEAQAHHIAISEPSTVLLESAKLPEPIERVAPKYPVSMARKGAEGWVQLNFVVGTDGSVNNIVVVDSSGMKAFESAAIKAMKNWQYSPAFVDGKPIEQCHNKVQMDFKLDGGERGVRRKFKRNYESVRAALSSNDIALARELSDNMKDKGLLNSIEFSFYSLLRADLAKAEADEVAELKHVQHILNTDSKGKYLGSEAHRLLLNRKFVLQINQSQYLDALDTFQRVETQENNDESIAMLKPYVTQILNVLKSDQVIAIPGKVKQDGDWWHALSRRAFSLHDVNGTLNTVELRCHNKSELYTATTDSTWNIPASWGRCSVRVVGDTDSQFTLLEIPTKSEQS; encoded by the coding sequence ATGACATTTACCGCCAAATTACTCCTCATTAGTAGTGCAAGTTTAATCACTGGTAATGCGAGTGCTATCAATAAGCCTCAAACGGAAGCACAGGCCCACCACATCGCAATCAGCGAACCAAGCACTGTGCTTTTGGAGTCCGCTAAGCTCCCCGAACCTATTGAACGTGTAGCACCTAAATATCCAGTGAGCATGGCACGAAAAGGCGCTGAGGGCTGGGTGCAATTGAATTTTGTGGTGGGTACTGACGGCAGCGTCAACAATATCGTTGTGGTTGATTCAAGTGGTATGAAAGCCTTTGAAAGCGCAGCAATAAAAGCAATGAAAAACTGGCAATACAGCCCGGCTTTTGTTGATGGCAAACCAATTGAGCAATGCCACAACAAAGTACAAATGGACTTTAAGTTAGACGGGGGGGAAAGAGGGGTTAGGCGCAAGTTTAAACGCAATTATGAGAGTGTGCGTGCTGCACTAAGCAGCAATGATATTGCCTTAGCGCGTGAGTTGAGTGACAACATGAAAGACAAAGGCTTGCTCAATAGCATAGAGTTTAGCTTTTATTCGTTGCTACGTGCTGACTTGGCAAAGGCTGAAGCGGATGAGGTGGCTGAGCTTAAGCACGTTCAACATATATTGAATACTGATAGCAAAGGCAAGTACTTGGGCAGCGAAGCGCATCGATTATTGTTAAACCGTAAGTTTGTGCTGCAAATCAATCAGTCCCAATACCTTGACGCCTTAGATACGTTTCAGCGGGTTGAGACGCAAGAAAATAACGACGAAAGCATCGCCATGCTCAAACCTTATGTGACCCAAATACTCAATGTGCTCAAAAGCGACCAAGTCATAGCCATTCCAGGGAAAGTCAAACAAGACGGTGATTGGTGGCATGCCCTGAGCAGGCGCGCCTTTAGTTTACATGACGTGAACGGCACCCTAAATACAGTGGAACTGCGTTGTCACAATAAAAGCGAGTTATACACAGCGACCACAGACAGCACATGGAATATACCCGCTAGTTGGGGACGTTGCAGTGTAAGGGTGGTAGGAGATACCGACAGCCAATTCACCTTGCTAGAAATACCCACCAAGAGTGAGCAGAGTTGA
- the hemW gene encoding radical SAM family heme chaperone HemW, with the protein MANTCEMNDAGETNTTLPPVALYIHIPWCVQKCPYCDFNSHGQKQDSLPEAEYVSHLLDDLAQDANLIGDRPVHSIFIGGGTPSLFSPDAIGRLLTGVRERVNLAVDAEITLEANPGTVESERFNGFAQAGVNRISIGVQSFQQEKLERLGRIHDEQQALNAAGYARNAGLNSFNLDLMHGLPEQSIDDALFDLRQGIAQQPPHLSWYQLTIEPNTQFHSKPPTLPEDDILWDIQEQGHDILTAAGYEQYEISGYSLAGQQCQHNLNYWRFGDYLGIGCGAHGKITLKDSGQILRTVKVKHPKGYMDLTRSYMHQQHTVQDEELPFEFFMNRLRLLEPCPKQDFSAFTGLVFDEQTDLKENLASAVNKGLLAESDTHWQVTPLGRRYLNSLLEMLV; encoded by the coding sequence ATGGCAAACACTTGCGAAATGAATGACGCCGGTGAAACGAACACAACGCTCCCCCCTGTTGCCTTGTATATTCATATTCCTTGGTGCGTGCAAAAGTGCCCCTATTGTGACTTTAACTCCCATGGTCAAAAGCAGGACTCCTTGCCAGAAGCTGAATATGTCAGTCATTTACTAGATGATTTAGCCCAAGACGCCAACCTGATTGGCGATCGTCCCGTGCACAGTATTTTCATCGGTGGCGGCACTCCGAGTCTGTTTTCGCCCGATGCCATAGGGCGCCTATTAACAGGGGTGCGTGAGCGCGTCAATTTAGCAGTCGATGCCGAAATAACCCTTGAAGCTAACCCTGGCACAGTGGAAAGCGAACGTTTTAATGGCTTTGCCCAAGCTGGGGTAAACCGTATATCAATTGGCGTGCAAAGCTTTCAGCAAGAGAAATTGGAAAGACTTGGGCGTATCCACGATGAGCAACAAGCGTTAAATGCTGCCGGTTACGCACGCAATGCTGGCCTGAATAGTTTCAACCTTGATTTGATGCATGGCTTGCCTGAGCAGTCCATTGACGATGCCTTGTTTGATTTGCGCCAAGGCATTGCCCAGCAGCCGCCGCATCTGTCTTGGTACCAGCTGACGATTGAACCCAATACTCAGTTTCATTCTAAGCCGCCGACGTTGCCAGAGGATGACATATTGTGGGACATTCAAGAGCAAGGCCATGACATACTGACCGCAGCAGGTTATGAGCAATACGAAATATCGGGCTACAGCTTGGCCGGCCAACAATGTCAGCACAATCTTAATTATTGGCGCTTTGGTGATTATTTAGGGATTGGCTGTGGTGCCCACGGTAAAATCACACTGAAAGACTCGGGCCAGATTTTACGCACGGTTAAAGTGAAACACCCTAAGGGCTATATGGATCTCACGCGCTCATACATGCACCAACAACATACTGTGCAAGATGAGGAGTTACCGTTCGAGTTTTTCATGAATCGATTACGCTTACTTGAGCCTTGCCCAAAACAAGACTTTAGCGCTTTCACTGGTTTAGTCTTTGATGAGCAAACAGACCTAAAAGAAAACCTGGCCAGTGCAGTGAACAAGGGCTTACTTGCCGAATCAGACACCCATTGGCAAGTCACACCACTTGGCAGGCGCTACCTTAATTCATTGTTAGAAATGTTGGTGTAA
- a CDS encoding DUF1566 domain-containing protein: MKKILFLALLSFNSLAQTCLGDVTETANEEQFTVNTDGTATHISSGLMWMRCSIGQTYSAGSCVGEADELNWQQALSEAHGFTYAGYSGWRVPNLKELATLTERACVRPAIDESVFPDTLSDDYWTSTPSVVDADRAWVVAFFNSSNALKEKSLFVYTRLVRTVD; the protein is encoded by the coding sequence ATGAAAAAGATATTGTTTTTGGCGTTACTTAGTTTTAATAGCCTTGCCCAAACGTGCCTAGGGGACGTAACTGAAACGGCCAACGAAGAACAATTTACGGTCAACACCGATGGCACTGCAACGCATATCAGCAGTGGTTTGATGTGGATGCGCTGTAGCATCGGGCAAACCTATAGCGCTGGTAGTTGTGTGGGTGAAGCCGACGAATTGAATTGGCAACAAGCGTTAAGTGAAGCCCACGGTTTCACATATGCAGGATACAGCGGTTGGAGAGTACCGAATTTAAAAGAATTGGCTACGTTAACAGAGCGAGCTTGCGTGCGACCAGCCATAGATGAAAGTGTATTTCCTGATACCTTGTCTGATGATTACTGGACTTCTACCCCTTCTGTCGTCGATGCGGATCGTGCCTGGGTGGTAGCGTTTTTCAACAGCAGTAATGCGTTGAAAGAAAAAAGTTTATTCGTATACACGCGGCTGGTCAGAACAGTCGATTAA
- a CDS encoding dUTP diphosphatase yields MLSTTQLNTMLTLQDGMNRKVNPQWLSANYAYLRAAMIESVEGIEHHGWKWWKAQQKDLPQLQMELVDIWHFALSSIIIQFDGDIAQSSSTIAQQLASNTSSVTFDGKPYDFTNLDILDNLQLMAGLCAANRFDVPLFIKIVEQAEMNADELYRQYVGKNVLNFFRQDNGYKEGSYHKLWNGREDNEHLVDVLNALDIALPDYSDQVYQGLQQRYPTA; encoded by the coding sequence ATGTTATCCACCACTCAATTAAACACCATGCTGACACTGCAAGACGGCATGAACCGAAAAGTTAACCCACAATGGCTTAGCGCAAATTACGCCTATTTACGCGCCGCTATGATCGAGTCGGTTGAAGGTATTGAGCATCACGGCTGGAAATGGTGGAAAGCCCAACAAAAAGACTTGCCTCAGCTACAGATGGAGTTAGTCGATATTTGGCATTTCGCGCTATCGTCAATCATTATTCAGTTTGACGGTGACATTGCCCAATCGTCTAGCACGATTGCTCAGCAACTTGCATCAAATACCAGCAGTGTGACGTTTGATGGTAAACCCTATGATTTTACCAATTTAGATATACTCGACAATTTACAATTAATGGCTGGCCTGTGCGCCGCTAATCGTTTTGACGTACCTTTGTTCATCAAAATCGTTGAGCAGGCTGAAATGAACGCCGACGAACTTTATCGTCAATATGTGGGCAAAAATGTTCTAAACTTCTTCCGTCAAGATAACGGTTACAAAGAAGGCAGCTACCATAAATTATGGAATGGCCGTGAAGATAACGAACACTTGGTTGATGTGTTAAACGCCTTAGATATTGCCTTACCAGATTACAGCGACCAAGTGTATCAGGGTTTACAACAGCGCTATCCCACTGCTTAA
- a CDS encoding CidA/LrgA family protein, translated as MRWLKYTLALLSLVGLWFVGLGLSTFIPLPASLLGLLVLLLGLMWLKRVPSALLKVSQFVLGHMLVLFVPATMGVLLYAEKLADNLLWLILSIVVSTVLSLGITAWICQRLWQSTNQHPSAPHED; from the coding sequence ATGCGGTGGCTCAAATACACATTAGCTTTGTTGTCGTTGGTTGGCTTATGGTTTGTAGGGTTAGGCCTAAGCACATTTATACCCTTGCCTGCTTCTTTATTAGGTTTGTTAGTATTGCTACTGGGTTTGATGTGGCTTAAGCGCGTTCCTTCTGCTTTGCTCAAAGTGTCGCAGTTTGTGCTTGGGCATATGCTGGTGCTCTTTGTGCCAGCGACCATGGGGGTGCTACTTTACGCTGAAAAGTTAGCGGATAATCTATTGTGGCTAATATTGAGTATTGTTGTCAGCACCGTGCTCAGTCTTGGAATAACCGCATGGATTTGCCAACGCTTATGGCAATCGACCAACCAACACCCGTCTGCGCCTCATGAAGATTGA